The genomic stretch CAGGATTAGTCTCTGAAGTATTATGCATGCCTAAATTTAAAGAAaagtatatacacacatactttCCTAGATAATAAGCACAATATCCCAAATTTGAAGGGCAGGACACAACATTAATACTGATATGCTGACCCCAGAACACACTCACTGTGTCTCCTGGCATCCAATCTGCAAGATATCAAATTTCAGGGAGCCCCACTTCGACAACTGGTGGATCTCCTCCCCCAGGACACGGCAGCGGCTCACCACCAATGCGACATCGTGTAGGAGCTAAGTAGGGGGGTCAGAGGAGAAAGTATGAATATTTATCAAGATCCTGAACTGTTTTGCATTAAAAAATACTCCCAACATTCCCCACACTACTACTTGCCAGTGGGATGTTAGGCCTGGTGGGGTACTTTTCCATCCAGTTGCTTTCGCTTTTAATGAACTGGCTGATCAGTTTGTGAACGAGGCGGGCATAACACATTGAGTTCTCTTCTGCAAGACATACAAGTTCAAATTAATTCCAATctctagacattgcaaaattgcACCTATAAGCCAGACAACCATTACATTGCTCAGCTCCACTCACCATCCAGCTGTAAATGAAATCTGATGTCATTAACCTTCTGGTCAGTCTGCCCTTTTGTATCTGTGTGGGAGAGGAAATTACTTAATTTTCAGATGCAAGAGAGACCCAGGTTCATGctgcatattttatttaaactctaaagcagtgtttctcagccagGCCCCCAGGGACCccaagacagtccacgtttttacaCCTTCCTAGCTCTCTGCCAGAGATCCCACATTTTGAAAATCAATGAGGCCTGGGTTgcgaaacactgctctaaagtCCAGTCTGATTTTATTGTGTAACAAACAATGAGTCCAACAATGAGAACAGCATCTGAAATACTGCTGCTCCAGAGAGGCATTTGGCTGTTAACTCTGTAGAACATCTCATGTTCCACTGATCAACGTCTGACAACTGAAGGGCTCCATTAGATTGCAGCAGTCATGCTTCTGATCATGCTGAAGACCACTCACTGGCACATGGTTCAAACAGCACCTCCAGCTCCACTGATCCATTCAGAAAGGTGTAAAGCGCTCTGCTCTCTGACTCCTCAGACAGCTTCCATTCGATCACTCTGAGAATGCAAGCAAGTGTGGGACAGATTTAAGTATGACACTAACAAACATGATACTAATACTAATCAAACTGCTAATAGCTACAACTCCAGACCAAACCTGGAGCCAGCAAGCATTTTTACAGACTGAACCAATATTTATTCAGATTATTCAGATTCAGTGATAATAAATAAACGAACTGCCACACCTGTCTAGGACTGTAATATTCTTTTCAAACTCCCTGGTTTCTTCCTGAGTTCTGCAGATTTTCTCCTCGATGCTGTTCTTCTCCATTACAAGAAAACTTATATGCCTTGGAAGGAAGACAAAACACTTGCAATTGAAATGGTACAGTGTACTGCCAGCaagcatattaaaatatacacaaGCTTACAAGAAACATTAGCTCACAGGGTGCTTAAGTAGTCCACGAAAACATGAAACTGACCTTTCATTCTCAGTGACAGCCGCATCGAGACTTTCCAGTTCTGTACAAAGACAATTATAAGTTAATCTGAAATAGCATTTAGTTCACGAAGTCTGAGGCAGtgagcaaaaaataaataaattaaaggccCAGAATGTTGTGCTCTGTTTAACAGCCATTCACTCCACCTTGTTGCTTAGCCTCCAATGTGTGCATCAACTCGGAATTTGCTCCAACTTCTTTCAACCCTTCCTCATCCATTAAGTCCAATTCTACAAAAAAAAAGGCTCTTCACTGATGACAACTGTTATTCAGAAAATCCAATCAAATGCAGAACTAGCCAATCATAACCGGACAGAGTAGCAACCAGTTCAGACAAAAATCCCAGTTGTGTTAACCAAAGTCCCTCCTACCAGCTTGCAAGTCCTGCAGACAATCATCAAGGCTTTTCAGGAACTCATCGGCCTCGTTAATCTTCTCTGTCAAGTTTTGCTGCGCCAGCTAAGAAGAGAGGGTGTAGCTGGTGTCAAAATGTAATTCGAGATCAAGCTGAGAAAGAGCTGCTTAGGGTGCAGCTGAAACGAGGTACCCATCTTGAATCGCACATTGAGTAAACTTGCAGGCACTTACCTGAGTGGTCTGCAGCAGGCTGCTGTATAGCCCAATCTTCATCTCATGTGAGAAGCCTTTGCTCTTCTTTCGGAAGTACACCTTCCTCTCTCTCAGCTTCGACCTCAAACTCTGTAACTAAGGTATAAGATTGGTGTCGGTTAACTGTACAATATACAGTAATGAGTGGGTCTGCTGCAGTGAGGGAAAATAAACTGGTAAGTAAAATACCTGCTCATCAGAATAGGTCTTCACCActtcccaaaaggactgattaATCATTTTAAGAGGTTTGTTTTGATCCAACATTCGCGATTTCAGTCTGAAAAAATCAAAGGGGAAAAATAATGCAGTCTTTTTTGCATTGTGAAATTGTCACAAGTACAACAGTTCTCTGACTGGTTTTCGGTCTATGAAAAGAACAGGGAAACGTTTTGGAGACCAGTTTTCCGTTATGCACAGACCGTTATATCGACTTACTTCTCAACAATCCTGGAGAGTTCCTGATTGTCGTCTTCATAAACCCGCTGCTTGGGACGGTTGACATATTTCTCCATAAGCAGGTCCTGTGGCTCAAGAGCTAATGCAAACTGGAGGGAATTTTGCAGATCATAAATCACCCAAAGCAGTACACATGTTGTGGCTAATGGCAGCAGCTAAACTGTACTAATCTTTAttagaagaaaaataaaaacaacagcaTAAATGACcttatcaatccatccatccattttccaaaccgcttatcctactgggtcgcggggggtccggagcctatcccggaagcaatgggcacgaggcagggaacaacccaggatgggggtccagcccatcgcacacttacacaccattcacccacgcatgcacacctacgggcaatttagtgactccaattagcctcagcatgtttttggactgtggggggaaaccggagtaccgctaagctggaaaagcatcccaggatgTCACCACATTGAATTTGAGACAGTAGGGACAATCAgtatctgaagcaattgggCTTAattgccttgctcaagggtccaatggAAGGGTCACTCTGTCaactcagggatttgaaccagcaaccgtTTGAGTCCTAACCCACAGGGCTGCCCCATCCccaactatttttttttactcttttgGTCAGTGTATAATtccatgttattttatagttttgatgtctttttaaattattctgaaacgtacagaataatacaaataaaGTTTTCTATGGGTAGGGGtgtccaattttttttttactggtacTGTACATGCCCAAATACATGAGTAAAAACACCTGAAAACTACAACTACATATACACTCAGTTATGATGCATGATGAAGAAATAATAGTCTATGGTTTTTTCAGCATTGAGTTTCTGAGAGGTGGTCATTACATTATCTGGAAGAACACTTTGCCGTGGTTTGTGAATGACAAAATCAACGCCCAAGATATTCAGGAACTCCTTCACTGTAATGCTGCCATCATCCAGTTTCTGAAACACCAAAACgcatctgaatgaacagcaacATCCAATGTATGATGGTAAACATCAGATATGCAAGGAAAGGGGACACTCAAATACCTTTTGAAGGTCAATCTCATATCCTGTTGCTTCATCAAAGTCAGTTTCATACTGACTACATCTCTGAGCTGGAAAGGTAGTGAAAAATTTAGCATAGAGCGGAAAAAACaataattttaaaattttataaaaataccaAGAATGAGACCAACTAAGATACAAAGCACTGTCTGGAACACTTACCACTAGTATCAAAAGTACCTTCTGCCCTCAAGTAGGTGGAGTTATTACTGGAGTTGGTCGTGTCCAAAGTCTTGACCATTGTACTTGATGGATTCTCCTCAGCAAAATCTGTCACATTTCTATTCAACTGAGATGCAAGCTTGGAGGAGCCCTGAAAAAGTTTAGACTTTAAATAATTTGGAATCACTGTATAACCCATTCACTAATGAAAAAACAGGTTGGATAGCTCACCTCTGAATCAAGGTTTTTCTTGGTCTTCATTTCCTCTGTACTGTCTTCATGGCCATCCATTGGTGAAGACCTTTTCAGGCCTTGTGCTATGTTTTTGATTGGTGCCTCCACTAATGGCTTATCAACAGCATCCTGGCCTAACTCTCCTTTCGAAGTGTCTTCCTGGATGCGGCTGCTTACACGCCCCCTACCTTCAATGGTTTCTGACAGATCTTCCTCACTACTGATCTCAGGAAGAATCTCATCATCTATATTTTCAACTGGGCCACTACCTGAATGATGGAAAGCACTATGCGGCACTCTCTTTGTTAAGAGGCTCTCCAAATGACCGCCTTTGGTTATTTCAGGAAGGTTTTTGCTCAATGGTTTGTTCTTTTGAGGGAGCTTGGGCAGAAAGCCACCAAAAGACATCCTCCCTATTTTAGGCTTACTTTTCAAGAAAGGAATAGGAGCTGTCATGTTAGTTTGCGTCTTGCAAACAAAATCATCTTTCCACTGGTCATTCTCATCTTCCTTAGAGACATTTAATGGACTATGCAGTGCTGGTTCGTAGTTTTCGCAGTCTTCATTAGAAGGACAATTCCCAGAATTAGAGACTGAATCTTTAACTTCTGATGAAAGCTGAGGGACAGGAGCTGTGAGACATCCATTTGCCGTGTCTTCTGGTTCAACAATAATATCCCTTATAGTATTAAGCTTTGACTGAAGATCTGTCAGACTCATTCTTCTGGAAATTTTCTTAGATGCTCTGAcagttttcttttcattttggttTAATAATGGATGAACTGTGAAAACCGAGTCCTTTTTGTTGACCAAATCATCACTTTCTTTGCATGTTGTATCTGTACAATCCATgacaaaaacattatttttgttGCAGCTATCCTTCAGCTCAGAATGCATTACTGTATGTTCCCGGAAGGCGCTCTGATCTATTGATGCTAAATTCCTTTCGGTTTCTTTCAACGTGTTTCTTTCTACTACGGTTACTGCATTTTTCCCCACATTCAGGTGAATATCAGAATTAGAAACTGTTGTTTGAATACCTTGTTTAGCAACCCCATTATTACAGGGCCCAGAATATTCAGTTTGGCTGCTTGTCATTCCAGTGTTGGGCAGATTAAAACATGAAACAGTTGCAGTTTCTTTGATGTAGGCATTTTCATCAATTTCCACAGTAAAAGCTGTTGTCATCTCCATACCATTATCATTTTCTTCTGCAAAAACAGTGATATCCTGAGGAGAAGCAACTTTGCTTGTGTCTGATGCAGCACCAAGTGCTTCATCACTTTTCATTCCCATATCAGAGCCAAAGGCTGGAGAGGTCAATGAAAGGATTTCATCATTAGAAGTTGACTGATTCACCATTCTTGTGCCATCGGACTCATCTGACGAAATCTTTGCCATTTCTCTACATGGCTTTGTGAGACTGCAATGGCTGCTTTCCTTAGTAGGCATGCCAAGAGCTGTAATAATCTCTCCATCACTTCTGATGTCCACCTCTGAAGACGATGTTTTGTTGACATGCATACGAGACAAACTTTTCCTTCCAGTCAAACATAAGGAGTTGGCCGTCCCAAAACCAGAGGTTTTATAGTCAATAACAGTTTTGATCCTAGTAATGTCCACATCATCTGAGTTTGAGGGCTCAGTTGTGAAAAGACTGTGACTAACAGATGCTGTCTGATCACTTAGTAATTGGTGAGATGGACCAGAATGAGCAGTAGACTTTTTACCAAGGACCTTGAATGTTGCTTTACCAGCATTTGTAAGAACATGCCTGCTCTCCTCAAAAGGCACAGTGTGAGCTGTAGTCATCTCCATATCAAAATCATCCTCTGATAACATCACTGTTTTGTCAGTAGATCTGCATGTAATACTTTTTCTTTTGACTGGAGATGAGGGATAAGCCATTCCAACAGCACAGGATTTGGAATCAAAAGTTTGGCTCTTAGTAATTTCCATGTCACCTGTGCTAAAACTACCAAGAGCTGCTGAGCCAATGCAATTACCGggtactttctgactatttctTGACCCTATATTGTTAGCCTGTTCAATACGATGAGCAGATTTTGCCAAAGGAATTTGTTCACACATATTATTTGTAATAACAGGAGAGTGGTTTTCCTCAATAGGCACAGCTATGGCTGTTGTCATTTCCATTCCAACGCCCTCATCTGAAAAAATAATTGTTCCATTAGCAGGCATACATGAGAAACTTTTCCTTCTGGTGGCATGAAAGGTATTAGCCATTCCAACACCGCAGGTTTTAGAGTCAATAGCAACAGTTTGGCTCCTAGTAATTTCCATGTCAGAATCGATGTGCTCAGCCGCTAAAACATTTTGACTAACAGAACCCATTTCATTTCTGGTCATTTCCATACCATCAACTTGTCCAGATTCACCAATGTGACTTGTACTGGGGAAGCTGATTGCTGCTTTACCTTCACTTGTGGGAACAAGTATATTTTCCTCAACAGGCACAATTAGGGCTGTAGTCATCTCCATACCACAGTCGTCTTCAATTTCGTTGACAGGCACATGTGACCAGCTTTTCCTTCCTGCAGCATGTGAAGGATTA from Brienomyrus brachyistius isolate T26 chromosome 14, BBRACH_0.4, whole genome shotgun sequence encodes the following:
- the knl1 gene encoding uncharacterized protein knl1 isoform X2; this encodes MDHEEAERNRNNPSKRGTRRISSILKAPRTPLKAVDVDNEDCQDEPTEPVEKKRKSRRVSFATTNDIKYISDTKNSSSGMGLCEDLDITGTEQQNERIYGTHNIEQQIVGMETLLNAPLHVSHQHNKENMFYMDYQDGISNKTILFSGEDTACMEMTHCHTFDSDAADFNEKVPSSEMLTFASEEKSEKNLWKPGNSFKGPDTSVGAQIKESDMNDFLASLTGITGNSCPGTSSSGPKATTMGTSFSQCSDSALCPKVNTKAFLSSLSSYRLGADKVNQAPYMTKMASKNDVMSTTTFPTPKHSLRLNEQIVTEADGDDMDLTKNQAVSMDGKDLWVQKQSTNQENLKVTNEFVDSDPNCQFTVKKKVSVFDPDDMEMTRTQTVLINSQKMYGMLNPPLPSSRKSLCRTPASDKTIIFSEDDFGMDMTAALTTPIEEINHPAISGKPKVKPGSLFGDIGTTSYQTDAISPNVLTAEPSSSDDMEITRSQTVVTLSRTCGVGYANPSLASSRKSICSTTASDKTIIFSEADYGMDMTAALTTPIEEINHPAMSEQKKVFKTPKVKPGSYVFGDIGTTSYQTDAISPNVLTAEPSSSDDMEITRSQTVVTLSRTCNVGYANPSLASSRKSICSTTASDKTIIFSEADYGMDMTAALTTPIEEINHPAMSEQKKVFKTPKVKPGSYVFGDIGTTSYQTDAIIPNVLAAEPSSSDDMEITRSQTVVTLSRTCGVGHANPSLAPGRRSLSHMPTNKTVMFSDDDFGMEMTAALTMPIEENHPPVIANKEMNRQIPPTKSVLHYEQNNMTGPSSHQKGPGRKSWSHVPVNEIEDDCGMEMTTALIVPVEENILVPTSEGKAAISFPSTSHIGESGQVDGMEMTRNEMGSVSQNVLAAEHIDSDMEITRSQTVAIDSKTCGVGMANTFHATRRKSFSCMPANGTIIFSDEGVGMEMTTAIAVPIEENHSPVITNNMCEQIPLAKSAHRIEQANNIGSRNSQKVPGNCIGSAALGSFSTGDMEITKSQTFDSKSCAVGMAYPSSPVKRKSITCRSTDKTVMLSEDDFDMEMTTAHTVPFEESRHVLTNAGKATFKVLGKKSTAHSGPSHQLLSDQTASVSHSLFTTEPSNSDDVDITRIKTVIDYKTSGFGTANSLCLTGRKSLSRMHVNKTSSSEVDIRSDGEIITALGMPTKESSHCSLTKPCREMAKISSDESDGTRMVNQSTSNDEILSLTSPAFGSDMGMKSDEALGAASDTSKVASPQDITVFAEENDNGMEMTTAFTVEIDENAYIKETATVSCFNLPNTGMTSSQTEYSGPCNNGVAKQGIQTTVSNSDIHLNVGKNAVTVVERNTLKETERNLASIDQSAFREHTVMHSELKDSCNKNNVFVMDCTDTTCKESDDLVNKKDSVFTVHPLLNQNEKKTVRASKKISRRMSLTDLQSKLNTIRDIIVEPEDTANGCLTAPVPQLSSEVKDSVSNSGNCPSNEDCENYEPALHSPLNVSKEDENDQWKDDFVCKTQTNMTAPIPFLKSKPKIGRMSFGGFLPKLPQKNKPLSKNLPEITKGGHLESLLTKRVPHSAFHHSGSGPVENIDDEILPEISSEEDLSETIEGRGRVSSRIQEDTSKGELGQDAVDKPLVEAPIKNIAQGLKRSSPMDGHEDSTEEMKTKKNLDSEGSSKLASQLNRNVTDFAEENPSSTMVKTLDTTNSSNNSTYLRAEGTFDTSAQRCSQYETDFDEATGYEIDLQKKLDDGSITVKEFLNILGVDFVIHKPRQSVLPDNFALALEPQDLLMEKYVNRPKQRVYEDDNQELSRIVEKLKSRMLDQNKPLKMINQSFWEVVKTYSDEQLQSLRSKLRERKVYFRKKSKGFSHEMKIGLYSSLLQTTQLAQQNLTEKINEADEFLKSLDDCLQDLQAELDLMDEEGLKEVGANSELMHTLEAKQQELESLDAAVTENERHISFLVMEKNSIEEKICRTQEETREFEKNITVLDRVIEWKLSEESESRALYTFLNGSVELEVLFEPCANTKGQTDQKVNDIRFHLQLDEENSMCYARLVHKLISQFIKSESNWMEKYPTRPNIPLLLHDVALVVSRCRVLGEEIHQLSKWGSLKFDILQIGCQETQINILFSSLKAFAKFEVALAIDPAYPASHLEVLSFKNYIGKTRLEQLEEIVSTVTPARNYLTRIVKRIHDVILH
- the knl1 gene encoding uncharacterized protein knl1 isoform X1; its protein translation is MDHEEAERNRNNPSKRGTRRISSILKAPRTPLKAVDVDNEDCQDEPTEPVEKKRKSRRVSFATTNDIKYISDTKNSSSGMGLCEDLDITGTEQQNERIYGTHNIEQQIVGMETLLNAPLHVSHQHNKENMFYMDYQDGISNKTILFSGEDTACMEMTHCHTFDSDAADFNEKVPSSEMLTFASEEKSEKNLWKPGNSFKGPDTSVGAQIKESDMNDFLASLTGITGNSCPGTSSSGPKATTMGTSFSQCSDSALCPKVNTKAFLSSLSSYRLGADKVNQAPYMTKMASKNDVMSTTTFPTPKHSLRLNEQIVTEADGDDMDLTKNQAVSMDGKDLWVQKQSTNQENLKVTNEFVDSDPNCQFTVKKKVSVFDPDDMEMTRTQTVLINSQKMYGMLNPPLPSSRKSLCRTPASDKTIIFSEDDFGMDMTAALTTPIEEINHPAISGKPKVKPGSLFGDIGTTSYQTDAISPNVLTAEPSSSDDMEITRSQTVVTLSRTCGVGYANPSLASSRKSICSTTASDKTIIFSEADYGMDMTAALTTPIEEINHPAMSEQKKVFKTPKVKPGSYVFGDIGTTSYQTDAISPNVLTAEPSSSDDMEITRSQTVVTLSRTCNVGYANPSLASSRKSICSTTASDKTIIFSEADYGMDMTAALTTPIEEINHPAMSEQKKVFKTPKVKPGSYVFGDIGTTSYQTDAIIPNVLAAEPSSSDDMEITRSQTVVTLSRTCGVGHANPSLAPGRRSLSHMPTNKTVMFSDDDFGMEMTAALTMPIEENHPPVIANKEMNRQIPPTKSVLHYEQNNMTGPSSHQKGPGKCGGPTAMQYFDSDDMEITGSQTIINGVRMANPSHAAGRKSWSHVPVNEIEDDCGMEMTTALIVPVEENILVPTSEGKAAISFPSTSHIGESGQVDGMEMTRNEMGSVSQNVLAAEHIDSDMEITRSQTVAIDSKTCGVGMANTFHATRRKSFSCMPANGTIIFSDEGVGMEMTTAIAVPIEENHSPVITNNMCEQIPLAKSAHRIEQANNIGSRNSQKVPGNCIGSAALGSFSTGDMEITKSQTFDSKSCAVGMAYPSSPVKRKSITCRSTDKTVMLSEDDFDMEMTTAHTVPFEESRHVLTNAGKATFKVLGKKSTAHSGPSHQLLSDQTASVSHSLFTTEPSNSDDVDITRIKTVIDYKTSGFGTANSLCLTGRKSLSRMHVNKTSSSEVDIRSDGEIITALGMPTKESSHCSLTKPCREMAKISSDESDGTRMVNQSTSNDEILSLTSPAFGSDMGMKSDEALGAASDTSKVASPQDITVFAEENDNGMEMTTAFTVEIDENAYIKETATVSCFNLPNTGMTSSQTEYSGPCNNGVAKQGIQTTVSNSDIHLNVGKNAVTVVERNTLKETERNLASIDQSAFREHTVMHSELKDSCNKNNVFVMDCTDTTCKESDDLVNKKDSVFTVHPLLNQNEKKTVRASKKISRRMSLTDLQSKLNTIRDIIVEPEDTANGCLTAPVPQLSSEVKDSVSNSGNCPSNEDCENYEPALHSPLNVSKEDENDQWKDDFVCKTQTNMTAPIPFLKSKPKIGRMSFGGFLPKLPQKNKPLSKNLPEITKGGHLESLLTKRVPHSAFHHSGSGPVENIDDEILPEISSEEDLSETIEGRGRVSSRIQEDTSKGELGQDAVDKPLVEAPIKNIAQGLKRSSPMDGHEDSTEEMKTKKNLDSEGSSKLASQLNRNVTDFAEENPSSTMVKTLDTTNSSNNSTYLRAEGTFDTSAQRCSQYETDFDEATGYEIDLQKKLDDGSITVKEFLNILGVDFVIHKPRQSVLPDNFALALEPQDLLMEKYVNRPKQRVYEDDNQELSRIVEKLKSRMLDQNKPLKMINQSFWEVVKTYSDEQLQSLRSKLRERKVYFRKKSKGFSHEMKIGLYSSLLQTTQLAQQNLTEKINEADEFLKSLDDCLQDLQAELDLMDEEGLKEVGANSELMHTLEAKQQELESLDAAVTENERHISFLVMEKNSIEEKICRTQEETREFEKNITVLDRVIEWKLSEESESRALYTFLNGSVELEVLFEPCANTKGQTDQKVNDIRFHLQLDEENSMCYARLVHKLISQFIKSESNWMEKYPTRPNIPLLLHDVALVVSRCRVLGEEIHQLSKWGSLKFDILQIGCQETQINILFSSLKAFAKFEVALAIDPAYPASHLEVLSFKNYIGKTRLEQLEEIVSTVTPARNYLTRIVKRIHDVILH
- the knl1 gene encoding uncharacterized protein knl1 isoform X3, yielding MDHEEAERNRNNPSKRGTRRISSILKAPRTPLKAVDVDNEDCQDEPTEPVEKKRKSRRVSFATTNDIKYISDTKNSSSGMGLCEDLDITGTEQQNERIYGTHNIEQQIVGMETLLNAPLHVSHQHNKENMFYMDYQDGISNKTILFSGEDTACMEMTHCHTFDSDAADFNEKVPSSEMLTFASEEKSEKNLWKPGNSFKGPDTSVGAQIKESDMNDFLASLTGITGNSCPGTSSSGPKATTMGTSFSQCSDSALCPKVNTKAFLSSLSSYRLGADKVNQAPYMTKMASKNDVMSTTTFPTPKHSLRLNEQIVTEADGDDMDLTKNQAVSMDGKDLWVQKQSTNQENLKVTNEFVDSDPNCQFTVKKKVSVFDPDDMEMTRTQTVLINSQKMYGMLNPPLPSSRKSLCRTPASDKTIIFSEDDFGMDMTAALTTPIEEINHPAISGKPKVKPGSLFGDIGTTSYQTDAISPNVLTAEPSSSDDMEITRSQTVVTLSRTCGVGYANPSLASSRKSICSTTASDKTIIFSEADYGMDMTAALTTPIEEINHPAMSEQKKVFKTPKVKPGSYVFGDIGTTSYQTDAISPNVLTAEPSSSDDMEITRSQTVVTLSRTCNVGYANPSLASSRKSICSTTASDKTIIFSEADYGMDMTAALTTPIEEINHPAMSEQKKVFKTPKVKPGSYVFGDIGTTSYQTDAIIPNVLAAEPSSSDDMEITRSQTVVTLSRTCGVGHANPSLAPGRRSLSHMPTNKTVMFSDDDFGMEMTAALTMPIEENHPPVIANKEMNRQIPPTKSVLHYEQNNMTGPSSHQKGPGKCGGPTAMQYFDSDDMEITGSQTIINGVRMANPSHAAGRKSWSHVPVNEIEDDCGMEMTTALIVPVEENILVPTSEGKAAISFPSTSHIGESGQVDGMEMTRNEMGSVSQNVLAAEHIDSDMEITRSQTVAIDSKTCGVGMANTFHATRRKSFSCMPANGTIIFSDEGVGMEMTTAIAVPIEENHSPVITNNMCEQIPLAKSAHRIEQANNIGSRNSQKVPGNCIGSAALGSFSTGDMEITKSQTFDSKSCAVGMAYPSSPVKRKSITCRSTDKTVMLSEDDFDMEMTTAHTVPFEESRHVLTNAGKATFKVLGKKSTAHSGPSHQLLSDQTASVSHSLFTTEPSNSDDVDITRIKTVIDYKTSGFGTANSLCLTGRKSLSRMHVNKTSSSEVDIRSDGEIITALGMPTKESSHCSLTKPCREMAKISSDESDGTRMVNQSTSNDEILSLTSPAFGSDMGMKSDEALGAASDTSKVASPQDITVFAEENDNGMEMTTAFTVEIDENAYIKETATVSCFNLPNTGMTSSQTEYSGPCNNGVAKQGIQTTVSNSDIHLNVGKNAVTVVERNTLKETERNLASIDQSAFREHTVMHSELKDSCNKNNVFVMDCTDTTCKESDDLVNKKDSVFTVHPLLNQNEKKTVRASKKISRRMSLTDLQSKLNTIRDIIVEPEDTANGCLTAPVPQLSSEVKDSVSNSGNCPSNEDCENYEPALHSPLNVSKEDENDQWKDDFVCKTQTNMTAPIPFLKSSGPVENIDDEILPEISSEEDLSETIEGRGRVSSRIQEDTSKGELGQDAVDKPLVEAPIKNIAQGLKRSSPMDGHEDSTEEMKTKKNLDSEGSSKLASQLNRNVTDFAEENPSSTMVKTLDTTNSSNNSTYLRAEGTFDTSAQRCSQYETDFDEATGYEIDLQKKLDDGSITVKEFLNILGVDFVIHKPRQSVLPDNFALALEPQDLLMEKYVNRPKQRVYEDDNQELSRIVEKLKSRMLDQNKPLKMINQSFWEVVKTYSDEQLQSLRSKLRERKVYFRKKSKGFSHEMKIGLYSSLLQTTQLAQQNLTEKINEADEFLKSLDDCLQDLQAELDLMDEEGLKEVGANSELMHTLEAKQQELESLDAAVTENERHISFLVMEKNSIEEKICRTQEETREFEKNITVLDRVIEWKLSEESESRALYTFLNGSVELEVLFEPCANTKGQTDQKVNDIRFHLQLDEENSMCYARLVHKLISQFIKSESNWMEKYPTRPNIPLLLHDVALVVSRCRVLGEEIHQLSKWGSLKFDILQIGCQETQINILFSSLKAFAKFEVALAIDPAYPASHLEVLSFKNYIGKTRLEQLEEIVSTVTPARNYLTRIVKRIHDVILH